A stretch of Eleutherodactylus coqui strain aEleCoq1 chromosome 2, aEleCoq1.hap1, whole genome shotgun sequence DNA encodes these proteins:
- the LOC136612164 gene encoding C2 calcium-dependent domain-containing protein 4C-like — MWLLEKLKVPEMQGHMADLNPRGIHPDKSQRPIPCPNVLTPDRIPEFCIPPLLQSQRGMRMKSLYRSVPDLCGATFGTEDFNTPETHIIQVDSAEEALEEESTNADPQAQAALSLPHLPKAQTSYGFCTLLESPNTRRKESLFHNDPASLPILLPKSRSNTSTWQWASSCGSFTALKLRSLSRSGTLDSETSSSTDSSPFNSPLLHRSPPKCNSLLKAISQDKLFSKALRRKGKSGMSRNNSLSADECSSTDSSPNVIRRVSDGMMDSVFPMDLLYSRGRFMAENAVLLENGGSLRLSTEYCPEAQRLRVRLISVEGLYHQDTDPKTINCFVTLSITPGKQQKQRSTVIRRSRNPIFNEDFFFEDVFETHLHSRSLKIKVINKTCSMKRDCILGQTELSLLSILSP; from the coding sequence ATGTGGCTTTTAGAGAAGCTGAAGGTACCAGAAATGCAGGGACACATGGCTGATCTCAATCCAAGAGGGATCCACCCTGACAAAAGCCAGCGTCCAATACCCTGTCCCAATGTATTAACTCCAGACAGAATCCCTGAGTTCTGTATCCCTCCTCTACTTCAATCACAGAGGGGTATGAGAATGAAATCTCTTTATAGGTCTGTTCCAGACCTCTGTGGAGCAACTTTTGGAACTGAAGATTTTAACACCCCAGAGACACATATTATTCAGGTGGACAGTGCAGAGGAAGCCTTGGAAGAGGAAAGTACCAATGCTGATCCTCAGgcacaagcagctctttccttGCCACATCTTCCCAAAGCTCAAACTTCCTACGGATTCTGTACCTTACTGGAAAGTCCTAACACCAGAAGGAAAGAATCTCTCTTCCACAATGACCCTGCGAGCCTTCCAATTTTGTTGCCTAAATCACGCTCAAACACATCTACATGGCAATGGGCATCCTCCTGCGGTAGTTTCACAGCATTGAAACTTAGGTCATTGAGCCGCTCTGGCACCTTGGACAGTGAAACTTCATCTTCTACAGACTCTTCGCCTTTTAACTCTCCTCTGCTTCACAGATCTCCACCTAAATGTAACTCTTTGCTGAAAGCTATAAGCCAAGACAAGCTCTTCTCCAAAGCACTCAGAAGGAAGGGAAAGTCAGGGATGTCTAGAAATAATTCACTCTCAGCTGATGAGTGCAGTTCCACAGACAGCAGTCCTAACGTAATACGGAGGGTTTCTGATGGAATGATGGATTCTGTCTTTCCAATGGATCTTTTGTACTCTAGAGGCAGATTTATGGCAGAAAATGCTGTTTTGCTAGAAAATGGAGGTTCTCTTCGTTTATCTACAGAATATTGCCCAGAGGCACAGAGGCTGCGTGTCCGACTCATAAGTGTTGAAGGACTTTACCATCAAGATACTGACCCCAAAACCATCAACTGTTTTGTGACACTCTCTATCACTCCTGGTAAACAGCAGAAGCAGCGAAGTACTGTAATCAGAAGGAGCAGAAACCCCATCTTTAATGAGGACTTTTTCTTTGAGGATGTGTTTGAAACACATCTACATAGTCGCAGTCTAAAAATTAAGGTAATCAACAAAACGTGCAGCATGAAGAGAGACTGTATTCTCGGACAAACGGAACTCTCGTTACTTAGCATCCTTTCCCCATAA